A single region of the Hoeflea prorocentri genome encodes:
- a CDS encoding ComEC/Rec2 family competence protein: MNSSDRVKDGRSAERLAAPDAHDRAPTSREGARPGSFTSIWRTLIDALRKEAGPGQAMLWLPVSMALGAATWFVLPERPAILPVAVALGCCMIVLAVSDREWLRKSGLLVAGFVLAMLAADFETRQLNTTLLDGEVTTNIVGTVVARDVDHAGRLRYTIKVDRSFDPQLRRPPETVRLVARANHEPVEIGGGVSGLVRLRPPSGPALPGSFDFTYNSFFNGIGANGFFLGKPDTTYVPDASGRGWFEEGGLTLQRLRQKISERVKEVLPGEAGGFAAALTVADRRSMSPDTVDALRQSGLAHVLAISGLHMALVAGTFFLLVRACFSVFPTIVQAVPTKKYAAVGALAIATLYLSISGASVSTQRAWIMLVIMLIAVLADRQALTMRNVAIAAMIIIVITPSAVLGPGFQMSFAATAALIATYALWNKPRPGTGRAEAGWLGTPARVLFVFFLGLAVTSLVAGLATAPFAIHHFHRIAAYGLLANLAAMPIVTFIVMPAGMFAVLLMPLGLEKWPLIVMGGGLDAVIAIARYVRDIGGAVVVGQISPWITLVAVAGLLIFVLSRTRLRIVGLALLLLAGAAMTIPRTWPDILIAEDGRLVALVNKGGLATNRKRPPRFIFEQWQTGLKRTRHDTPLDIAGGINDLGSALEASAARTDHMQCAAKTFCVGVSGSGTKLALVEDLSYLGAACDEADIVVTAASIAMERCYSGALLITGRMLRQSGALAIWTKTNGNQPKIRSAVASVDRAWTRHRAYNWRNDSFYKITPSWRQ, translated from the coding sequence ATGAACAGCTCAGATCGGGTCAAAGACGGGCGGTCCGCCGAAAGGCTCGCTGCTCCTGATGCGCATGACAGGGCGCCGACTTCACGGGAGGGAGCCAGGCCCGGATCTTTCACGTCCATATGGCGCACCTTGATTGACGCTTTGCGTAAGGAAGCCGGTCCGGGCCAGGCGATGCTTTGGCTTCCGGTTTCCATGGCCCTTGGTGCCGCGACCTGGTTTGTCTTGCCGGAAAGACCAGCCATTCTTCCTGTTGCGGTTGCCCTCGGGTGCTGCATGATCGTTCTCGCAGTCTCGGATCGTGAGTGGCTTCGCAAGTCTGGTTTGCTGGTCGCGGGTTTTGTTTTAGCGATGCTTGCCGCCGATTTTGAGACAAGGCAGCTGAACACGACCCTCTTGGATGGAGAGGTGACGACAAATATCGTCGGGACGGTCGTCGCCCGTGACGTCGACCATGCAGGTCGTTTACGCTATACGATCAAGGTCGATCGCAGTTTTGATCCACAACTGCGACGGCCGCCCGAGACCGTCCGTCTTGTCGCCAGGGCCAACCATGAACCGGTGGAAATCGGCGGCGGCGTTTCGGGGTTGGTGCGCCTGCGACCGCCTTCGGGACCAGCCCTGCCGGGCAGTTTCGACTTTACCTACAACTCCTTTTTCAACGGTATCGGCGCCAACGGGTTTTTCCTTGGCAAACCCGATACGACGTATGTGCCGGATGCAAGCGGTCGCGGTTGGTTCGAAGAAGGTGGGCTGACACTTCAACGCCTGCGTCAAAAGATCAGCGAACGGGTCAAAGAGGTGCTGCCCGGAGAGGCGGGCGGCTTTGCGGCCGCGTTGACGGTTGCGGACCGTCGTTCGATGAGCCCGGATACGGTGGATGCCCTGCGGCAGAGCGGGCTTGCCCATGTGCTGGCGATTTCCGGCCTGCACATGGCGCTTGTGGCAGGCACATTCTTCTTGCTTGTGCGCGCCTGTTTCAGCGTTTTTCCCACGATCGTGCAGGCAGTTCCAACGAAGAAGTATGCGGCGGTCGGAGCCTTGGCCATCGCCACGCTCTATCTTTCCATCTCCGGAGCAAGCGTTTCGACGCAACGGGCCTGGATCATGCTGGTCATCATGCTGATCGCCGTGCTCGCGGACAGACAGGCGCTGACGATGCGCAATGTCGCCATTGCCGCAATGATTATCATCGTCATAACGCCCTCCGCCGTTCTCGGGCCGGGCTTTCAAATGTCGTTTGCCGCAACTGCGGCACTAATTGCGACTTATGCGCTGTGGAATAAACCCCGGCCCGGAACAGGGCGTGCTGAGGCCGGGTGGCTGGGCACCCCGGCACGCGTTCTGTTTGTCTTTTTCCTTGGGCTGGCGGTTACGTCACTCGTTGCAGGTCTCGCCACGGCGCCGTTTGCCATCCATCACTTCCATCGGATTGCGGCATACGGGCTTCTGGCCAATCTGGCCGCCATGCCGATTGTCACCTTTATTGTGATGCCGGCGGGGATGTTTGCCGTCCTGCTCATGCCATTGGGTCTCGAAAAATGGCCGTTGATCGTGATGGGAGGGGGGCTTGATGCAGTGATAGCCATCGCCCGTTATGTTCGTGACATCGGCGGTGCGGTTGTCGTTGGTCAGATAAGCCCGTGGATAACACTTGTTGCGGTCGCCGGCCTGCTGATCTTTGTGTTGAGCAGGACCCGGTTGAGGATCGTAGGGCTGGCGCTGCTCCTGCTCGCTGGAGCCGCCATGACGATACCACGCACGTGGCCTGACATTCTGATTGCCGAGGACGGCAGGTTGGTTGCACTTGTCAATAAAGGCGGCTTGGCCACAAACCGCAAAAGACCACCCCGATTCATCTTTGAGCAATGGCAGACGGGGCTCAAACGAACCCGACATGATACGCCCCTCGATATCGCTGGCGGGATAAATGACCTTGGATCCGCATTGGAAGCCTCAGCTGCGAGGACTGATCACATGCAGTGTGCGGCAAAAACTTTCTGTGTCGGCGTGTCGGGCAGTGGGACGAAACTGGCTCTGGTTGAGGATTTATCCTATCTCGGCGCTGCCTGTGACGAGGCAGATATCGTCGTGACCGCGGCATCGATTGCGATGGAGCGGTGTTATTCCGGAGCCCTGCTGATTACAGGCCGCATGCTGCGCCAAAGCGGCGCTTTGGCCATCTGGACGAAAACGAACGGCAATCAGCCGAAAATACGTTCGGCAGTTGCCAGTGTTGACCGAGCCTGGACGCGCCATCGCGCCTATAACTGGCGCAATGACAGCTTCTACAAGATCACACCGTCATGGCGTCAGTGA
- the lexA gene encoding transcriptional repressor LexA, with protein sequence MLTRKQHELLLYIHERMKETGIPPSFDEMKEALDLASKSGIHRLITALEERGFIRRLPNRARALEVLRLPETMIPAGQQRKGFSPSVIEGSLGKPAPEPTPLPVQDNDDTQAAVSVPVMGRIAAGVPISAIQNNTHNISVPPEMLSGGEHYALEVKGDSMIEAGIFDGDTVVIKNASTANPGEIVVALVDDEEATLKRFRRKGASIALEAANPSYETRIFGPDQVKIQGKLVGLIRRYH encoded by the coding sequence ATGCTGACGCGAAAACAACATGAGCTGCTGCTTTATATTCATGAGCGTATGAAGGAGACGGGCATCCCGCCGTCCTTCGACGAGATGAAGGAAGCGCTTGATCTTGCCTCAAAATCAGGCATTCATCGCCTGATTACCGCCTTGGAGGAACGTGGGTTCATCCGAAGGCTGCCAAACCGGGCCCGCGCTCTTGAAGTCTTGCGCCTTCCCGAGACGATGATTCCGGCCGGCCAGCAACGCAAGGGGTTCTCGCCAAGCGTTATCGAAGGCAGCCTGGGTAAACCCGCGCCTGAACCCACACCGCTTCCGGTTCAGGACAATGATGATACGCAGGCTGCGGTGAGCGTACCCGTTATGGGCCGGATCGCCGCCGGTGTGCCCATATCGGCCATCCAGAACAATACGCACAATATCAGCGTCCCCCCGGAGATGCTGTCCGGCGGTGAACATTACGCGCTTGAGGTAAAGGGCGATTCAATGATCGAAGCCGGCATTTTTGACGGCGATACTGTGGTCATCAAAAACGCCTCCACAGCCAATCCGGGTGAAATCGTTGTCGCGCTTGTCGATGACGAGGAAGCAACCTTGAAGCGGTTCCGCAGAAAGGGCGCCTCAATTGCCCTGGAAGCAGCAAACCCATCCTATGAGACTCGGATTTTCGGCCCGGATCAGGTGAAGATCCAAGGCAAGCTGGTGGGGCTGATCAGGCGCTATCACTGA
- a CDS encoding response regulator transcription factor: MSRATKGPGSTERAIVFVGPNHNFAECIETALINEIEDLVLERRLDFKQLFHKTEDLEVRVCLIVIDETLSDEVRSNYDRLRELFPTQILCLACNETRPLPDLMNDPALTGLVESFLPMNLRLDIWLSAVRLMMNGGDYIPRQAPAPLHTSGDSQIEIARATKDGTTRTQVTGAKNARSGRLTSREIDVLKLVARGYQNKVVAAELELSENTIKLHMHHIIEKLGVGNRTEAAAVYFGEIKAGRANGPG, from the coding sequence ATGAGTAGGGCGACCAAGGGTCCCGGCTCCACAGAACGAGCCATTGTGTTTGTGGGCCCAAACCACAACTTTGCCGAATGCATCGAGACAGCGCTGATAAATGAAATTGAGGATCTGGTCCTCGAACGGCGTCTCGATTTCAAACAACTCTTCCACAAAACCGAAGACCTTGAGGTGCGTGTGTGCCTCATCGTCATAGATGAGACCTTGTCGGACGAAGTTCGCTCAAACTACGACCGGCTGCGCGAGCTCTTCCCGACCCAGATCTTGTGTCTCGCCTGCAACGAGACACGGCCCCTTCCTGACCTCATGAATGATCCCGCTTTAACCGGATTGGTCGAAAGTTTTCTGCCGATGAACCTGCGGCTCGATATCTGGCTTTCAGCTGTCCGGCTGATGATGAACGGCGGTGACTACATACCCAGGCAAGCCCCGGCACCACTTCATACGAGCGGCGACAGCCAAATAGAGATTGCGCGCGCAACAAAAGACGGCACAACGCGGACACAGGTTACCGGGGCAAAAAACGCCCGAAGCGGCAGGTTGACTTCAAGGGAAATTGACGTGCTGAAACTGGTTGCCCGAGGTTATCAAAACAAGGTCGTCGCAGCCGAATTGGAACTTTCGGAAAACACCATCAAGCTGCACATGCATCACATCATCGAGAAACTCGGTGTCGGCAACAGGACGGAAGCTGCCGCGGTCTATTTCGGTGAGATCAAGGCAGGCCGGGCGAACGGACCCGGTTAG
- a CDS encoding class I SAM-dependent methyltransferase, whose amino-acid sequence MQLVRHFWAMFLYRVHYWMWDRWFETREAVATRGTLHQDDLSPVNSAHAKLSYEYGASPRLVLGWILKGLNEDLSRFSFVDYGSGRGRMLLTAAQWPFRLVHGIEFSSILHEQAERNISGYPKNHLKCRDIKSVCCDVMDYDTPKTDCILYFYNPFEGELLDKVIRKYSHCDDSGAKRKVIIVYYNSMHRHALNANERIRPRPMSRFVKLIIKLFSPHPVHIYELAPA is encoded by the coding sequence ATGCAGCTTGTACGCCACTTTTGGGCGATGTTCCTCTACAGAGTTCATTACTGGATGTGGGACCGGTGGTTCGAAACGCGGGAGGCAGTTGCCACGCGCGGGACGTTGCATCAGGACGATCTTTCCCCGGTGAATTCGGCTCATGCCAAATTGTCTTATGAATATGGCGCGTCTCCACGCCTTGTGCTGGGCTGGATCCTCAAAGGTTTGAATGAGGATCTGAGCCGTTTCTCTTTTGTCGATTACGGATCGGGCAGGGGGCGCATGTTGCTGACTGCCGCCCAGTGGCCGTTTCGTCTCGTGCACGGGATCGAGTTCAGCAGCATTTTACATGAGCAGGCCGAGCGCAATATTTCCGGTTATCCGAAAAATCATCTCAAATGCAGGGACATAAAATCGGTCTGCTGCGACGTCATGGATTACGATACGCCGAAAACCGACTGCATCCTTTATTTCTATAATCCGTTCGAAGGCGAACTGCTGGATAAGGTCATCCGCAAATATTCGCACTGCGACGATAGCGGCGCGAAGCGCAAGGTGATTATCGTCTATTACAACTCCATGCACCGCCATGCGCTCAATGCAAATGAACGGATCAGGCCGAGGCCGATGTCACGCTTTGTCAAACTGATCATCAAACTCTTCAGCCCGCATCCGGTCCATATTTACGAGCTGGCTCCCGCCTGA